In Spiroplasma sp. SV19, one DNA window encodes the following:
- a CDS encoding GDSL-type esterase/lipase family protein gives MKKKIAILGDSLTFGYLPMGIGKMQETDNWPAKLANLLTQHYQTEDIEIETDAQPGRTIIKPLIDFGFPQDNGMDNLLALYQKASPFDLFIVFLGTNDYFGYDAYAKLKEIPNYPIEEKIVSSLGQLINQMKNFHRDNHEEINYQVLVVCPPKAVTMHDGELLTSLPTAYQKYFADLKIPVVNLQLTANPHPEDQTTYDGIHYTPAETAAVAQTIFDVIVDENLLAIN, from the coding sequence ATGAAGAAAAAAATTGCAATTTTAGGAGATTCATTAACATTTGGTTATTTACCAATGGGGATTGGTAAAATGCAAGAAACGGATAATTGACCGGCAAAATTAGCCAATTTATTAACACAACATTATCAAACAGAAGATATTGAAATTGAAACAGATGCACAACCAGGGCGAACAATTATTAAACCATTAATTGATTTTGGGTTTCCACAAGATAACGGGATGGATAATTTATTAGCGTTATATCAAAAAGCAAGTCCGTTTGATTTATTTATTGTTTTTTTAGGAACAAATGATTATTTTGGTTATGATGCATATGCAAAATTAAAAGAGATTCCAAACTATCCAATTGAGGAAAAAATTGTTAGTTCATTAGGACAATTAATTAATCAAATGAAAAATTTTCACCGTGATAATCATGAAGAAATTAATTATCAAGTTTTAGTTGTTTGTCCGCCAAAAGCAGTAACAATGCATGATGGTGAATTATTAACTTCATTACCAACAGCTTATCAAAAATATTTTGCTGATTTAAAGATTCCAGTTGTTAATTTGCAACTAACTGCTAATCCCCATCCAGAGGATCAAACAACATATGATGGCATTCACTATACACCAGCGGAAACTGCCGCGGTAGCGCAAACGATTTTTGATGTTATTGTTGATGAAAATTTATTAGCGATAAATTAA
- the coaE gene encoding dephospho-CoA kinase (Dephospho-CoA kinase (CoaE) performs the final step in coenzyme A biosynthesis.), with translation MIIGVYGYIGAGKTSACKYLQDKYHLTYLNADQIAKEIMQEKETLMFLDNTFPGVIKNGVVDRPYLRTIIFTDQTANSKLNSYLWPKVSQKILSIINNNSKQNFLIEAVGLNILPLTFKAKILITASEETILTRIATRDQQPTSQTKQLLEIQKTLFKDIKPDYEITTTASLQFLYNELDEIMKEILGDEQ, from the coding sequence ATGATTATTGGTGTTTATGGCTATATTGGTGCTGGTAAAACTAGTGCTTGTAAATATTTACAAGATAAATATCATTTAACTTATTTAAATGCTGATCAAATTGCGAAAGAAATTATGCAAGAGAAAGAAACTTTAATGTTTTTAGACAATACTTTTCCAGGGGTTATTAAAAATGGTGTTGTAGATCGTCCTTATTTACGAACAATTATTTTTACTGATCAAACAGCTAATAGTAAGTTAAATAGTTACTTGTGACCAAAAGTAAGCCAAAAAATATTATCAATAATTAACAATAATTCAAAGCAAAATTTTTTAATTGAGGCGGTAGGTCTTAATATTTTACCTTTAACTTTTAAAGCTAAGATTTTAATTACAGCTAGCGAAGAAACAATTTTAACTCGGATTGCTACTCGTGATCAGCAACCAACATCGCAAACAAAACAATTATTAGAAATTCAAAAAACCTTATTTAAAGATATTAAACCGGATTATGAAATTACAACCACTGCCTCATTACAATTTTTATATAATGAATTAGACGAAATAATGAAAGAAATATTAGGAGATGAACAGTAA
- a CDS encoding 16S rRNA (uracil(1498)-N(3))-methyltransferase: MHRFFATTLEHNYFILTADDIKQIKQVLRLRDNEQIICIYQAEHYLTTIEVVPPQKYLFKLTKKLEQNHESPIKIRLIAGLIRNTKWDYLLQKATELGVNEIVPFQFKRCVVQLKGENNTKKLERWTKICKEASEQAYRNQIPVLRDVESDLRVLSKYQSDVNLVCYEKAAQNSQLKDFLHQDFTTMTIVIGPEGGFTEEEIAVLTTNGYKTISLGQRILRAETAPLAILAMVMYEKEL; this comes from the coding sequence ATGCATCGTTTTTTTGCGACAACATTAGAACATAATTATTTTATTTTAACAGCAGATGATATTAAACAAATTAAACAAGTTTTACGCTTACGAGATAATGAACAAATTATTTGTATTTATCAAGCAGAACATTATTTGACAACAATTGAAGTTGTTCCGCCCCAAAAATATTTGTTTAAATTAACAAAAAAGTTAGAGCAAAACCATGAAAGTCCCATTAAGATTCGCTTAATTGCGGGTTTAATTCGCAATACAAAATGAGATTATTTATTGCAAAAAGCTACTGAATTAGGGGTTAATGAAATCGTTCCCTTTCAGTTTAAACGTTGTGTGGTACAATTAAAAGGTGAAAATAACACTAAAAAACTTGAACGTTGAACAAAAATTTGTAAAGAAGCTAGTGAACAAGCATATCGTAATCAAATCCCAGTATTAAGAGATGTGGAAAGTGATTTAAGAGTTTTGTCAAAATATCAAAGTGATGTGAATCTTGTTTGTTATGAGAAAGCTGCTCAGAATTCACAATTAAAAGATTTTTTGCACCAAGATTTTACAACAATGACCATTGTCATTGGCCCAGAAGGCGGTTTTACCGAAGAAGAAATTGCTGTTTTAACAACTAATGGCTATAAAACAATTTCATTGGGGCAGCGAATTTTACGAGCAGAAACAGCACCTCTTGCTATTTTAGCAATGGTTATGTATGAAAAAGAATTATAG
- a CDS encoding Gfo/Idh/MocA family oxidoreductase codes for MLKIGTIGTGNIVSEFIEACREVTGVEVSCLYSRTLEKAKIFALKNNLSVRMVDNFEDMLDHIDLIYIASPNGLHYQQAKYFLQQQKHVLIEKPVTFLAQELIELREIAIINNVFLMEAFKPLHLPAYQVLQENVNKMHPFLATFHCNQYSSRMKEVLLDDYNSVFDETLGKGSLYDMLIYPVELAVALFGPVKDVKAMSHKLKNGVDINNVVLLRHHSNILTNIVCSKAATGISASEILSYDTTINFTNLTKLETISIYNRLTNKSTPIPLATEHHNKMYYELQHFVNIINTGNYSEMQRLLDYSIAAIRILEAVQVNEEQQGELLNEIK; via the coding sequence ATGTTAAAGATTGGCACAATTGGAACGGGTAATATTGTTAGTGAATTTATTGAAGCTTGTCGGGAAGTAACGGGAGTTGAAGTTAGCTGTCTTTATTCACGTACTTTAGAAAAAGCGAAAATTTTTGCGTTAAAAAATAATTTGTCAGTCCGAATGGTTGATAATTTTGAAGATATGTTAGATCATATTGATCTTATTTATATTGCTTCACCCAATGGGTTACATTACCAACAAGCAAAATATTTTTTACAACAACAAAAGCATGTTTTAATTGAAAAACCAGTGACTTTTTTAGCCCAAGAGTTAATTGAATTAAGAGAAATTGCAATTATTAACAATGTTTTTTTAATGGAAGCTTTTAAACCACTGCATTTACCAGCATATCAAGTTTTACAAGAAAATGTTAACAAAATGCATCCTTTCTTAGCAACATTTCATTGTAACCAATATTCAAGTCGAATGAAAGAAGTTTTACTTGATGATTATAATTCTGTTTTTGATGAAACTTTAGGAAAAGGTTCGTTGTATGATATGTTAATTTATCCTGTTGAATTAGCAGTTGCTTTATTTGGACCAGTTAAAGATGTTAAAGCAATGAGTCATAAGTTGAAAAATGGCGTTGATATTAACAATGTTGTGCTTTTACGTCATCATAGTAATATTTTAACAAATATTGTTTGTTCAAAAGCGGCAACTGGTATTAGTGCTAGTGAAATTTTAAGTTATGATACAACAATTAATTTTACTAACTTAACAAAATTAGAAACAATTAGTATATATAACCGGTTAACAAATAAATCAACGCCGATTCCCTTAGCAACTGAACATCATAATAAAATGTATTATGAATTACAACATTTTGTGAATATAATAAATACAGGAAATTATTCTGAAATGCAACGCTTGTTGGATTATTCCATTGCAGCAATCCGTATTTTAGAAGCAGTACAAGTTAATGAAGAACAACAGGGAGAACTATTAAATGAAATTAAATAA
- the deoC gene encoding deoxyribose-phosphate aldolase: MKLNKYIDHTLLKPDATTADIEQLCLEAKQYDFVSVCINPTFVPLACELLQDSDVNVCVVVGFPLGANTTVTKVTEITNALQDGANEIDMVMNISQFKSNNYDLVAADMRACKKAAGTAVVKVILETCLLSEAEIIKACQLAEQAGLDFVKTSTGFSKAGATITNVKLMKETVGDRLQVKAAGGVRTKADVLAMIAAGATRIGTSGGVAIMQDKTHLTGY; this comes from the coding sequence ATGAAATTAAATAAATATATTGATCATACTTTATTAAAACCAGATGCCACAACTGCTGACATTGAACAGTTATGTCTTGAAGCAAAACAATATGATTTTGTTTCAGTTTGTATTAATCCAACATTTGTGCCCTTAGCTTGTGAATTACTACAAGATAGTGATGTTAATGTCTGTGTTGTTGTTGGTTTTCCATTAGGAGCAAATACAACAGTGACAAAAGTAACAGAAATTACTAATGCTTTACAAGATGGGGCAAATGAAATTGATATGGTAATGAATATTAGTCAGTTTAAATCAAATAATTATGATTTAGTAGCAGCTGATATGAGAGCATGTAAAAAGGCGGCGGGCACCGCTGTTGTTAAAGTTATTTTAGAAACATGTTTATTATCAGAAGCAGAAATTATTAAGGCATGTCAGTTAGCTGAACAAGCAGGACTTGATTTTGTTAAAACGTCAACTGGTTTTAGTAAAGCAGGTGCAACAATAACAAATGTAAAATTAATGAAAGAAACTGTTGGTGATCGTTTACAAGTTAAAGCAGCAGGGGGAGTTCGCACCAAGGCCGATGTTTTAGCAATGATTGCGGCGGGTGCAACACGAATTGGAACAAGTGGTGGTGTTGCTATTATGCAAGATAAAACACACTTAACAGGTTATTAG